From a region of the Corallococcus coralloides DSM 2259 genome:
- a CDS encoding LytR/AlgR family response regulator transcription factor, whose product MTVFRVLVVDDEAPARAKVKRLLTADARFTCVGEASDGTEALARIEALRPDLVVLDVQMPGLTGFEVLEALGPDACPAVIFSTAYERFALQAFEAHAADYLLKPYDAGRFTRALDKAHALLSAGTHGSAALDALLATVAKARPERPLERLVVKVGEGWVPLRLDTVWRLSSEDKYVRLFTAQGEHLVRQTLRALEERLDPTRFVRVHRSDLVNLEAVARLEPWTHGDGILVLKDGSTVILSRTYREAFLQQWGAAE is encoded by the coding sequence ATGACGGTGTTCCGCGTGCTGGTGGTGGACGACGAGGCGCCGGCTCGCGCGAAGGTGAAGCGCCTGCTGACGGCAGACGCGCGCTTCACCTGCGTGGGCGAGGCCTCGGACGGGACGGAGGCGCTCGCGCGCATCGAAGCGCTGCGGCCGGACCTGGTGGTGCTGGACGTGCAGATGCCCGGGCTCACCGGCTTCGAGGTCCTGGAGGCGCTCGGGCCGGACGCCTGCCCCGCGGTCATCTTCTCCACCGCCTATGAGCGCTTCGCGCTCCAGGCCTTCGAGGCCCACGCGGCGGACTACCTCCTCAAGCCCTATGACGCCGGCCGCTTCACCCGGGCGCTCGACAAGGCCCATGCGCTCTTGAGCGCGGGCACGCACGGCTCCGCCGCGCTGGACGCCCTGCTCGCCACCGTGGCGAAGGCCCGCCCGGAACGCCCCCTGGAGCGGCTGGTGGTGAAGGTGGGCGAAGGCTGGGTGCCCCTGCGCCTGGACACCGTGTGGCGCCTGTCCTCGGAGGACAAGTACGTCCGGCTCTTCACCGCCCAGGGAGAACACCTGGTGCGCCAGACGCTCCGGGCCCTGGAGGAGCGCCTGGACCCCACCCGCTTCGTGCGCGTGCACAGAAGCGACCTGGTGAACCTGGAGGCCGTGGCCCGGCTGGAGCCCTGGACGCATGGGGACGGCATCCTGGTGCTCAAGGACGGCTCCACGGTGATCCTCAGCCGCACCTACCGGGAGGCCTTCCTCCAGCAGTGGGGCGCCGCCGAATAG
- a CDS encoding gamma-glutamyl-gamma-aminobutyrate hydrolase family protein — translation MNHPPPRHHGTTPRRPNIGLSPDWAQPADSAFPRYELKVPYAEAVLRAGGLPFVLPYTDDPSCVDAYLERVSGLVVTGGAFDIPPSAYGEEVREGMGPLKEGRTAFEAQLIRGALKRNLPVLGVCGGMQLLAVVLGGTLFQDILREVPGARDHEQKHDRTQPQHPVEVKNGTMLAEAVGHGQLMVNSTHHQAVNKPGTDVTVSAVSPDGVVEAIESTAHTFALGVQWHPELMLGTIPVHLGVYKALVQKAREHRR, via the coding sequence ATGAACCATCCGCCTCCGCGTCATCACGGGACGACGCCGCGTCGTCCCAACATCGGCCTCAGCCCGGACTGGGCCCAGCCGGCCGACTCCGCCTTCCCCCGCTACGAGTTGAAGGTGCCCTACGCGGAGGCGGTGCTTCGCGCGGGGGGCCTGCCCTTCGTGCTGCCGTACACCGACGACCCGTCCTGCGTGGACGCCTACCTGGAGCGGGTGTCCGGGCTGGTGGTGACGGGCGGCGCGTTCGACATCCCTCCGTCCGCGTACGGCGAGGAGGTGCGCGAAGGCATGGGGCCGCTGAAGGAGGGCCGCACGGCCTTCGAGGCGCAGCTCATCCGCGGCGCGCTCAAGCGCAACCTGCCGGTGCTGGGCGTGTGCGGGGGCATGCAGCTGCTCGCCGTGGTGCTGGGCGGCACGCTGTTCCAGGACATCCTGCGCGAGGTGCCGGGCGCGCGCGACCACGAGCAGAAGCACGACCGCACCCAGCCGCAGCACCCGGTGGAGGTGAAGAACGGCACGATGCTGGCGGAGGCCGTGGGGCACGGGCAGCTGATGGTGAACTCCACGCACCACCAGGCGGTGAACAAGCCGGGCACGGACGTGACGGTGAGCGCGGTGTCGCCGGACGGCGTGGTGGAGGCGATTGAGTCCACCGCGCACACCTTCGCGCTGGGCGTGCAGTGGCACCCGGAGCTGATGCTGGGGACCATCCCGGTGCACCTGGGCGTCTACAAGGCGCTGGTGCAGAAGGCGCGAGAGCACCGCCGGTGA
- the dnaB gene encoding replicative DNA helicase, producing the protein MQNVLDGREGRRVHEDLAAERAVLGAVLADNGLITPVAEVVHADDFASPSHAQIFAAMMRLDQQSKQVDHLTLAEELKVLGQLVAVGGPAYLMGLDQVVPLAANAVQYAHIVKDQALRRRLANVGREIQDLASQETGELEVLLDEAERKVFLLAEKKREGDLRPVSELMEQTLDLLDKMKTAATGVTGLSTGYIDLDNQLTGLHAGELIILAARPGIGKTSFAMNIAVHAALKENKAVGIFSLEMPADQLLMRLLASTARVDMKKLRGGRLSPHDEEKFQEMAGALYNAPIYIDDSGGLSPFDLRAKARRVKQKDPRLSLIVIDYLQLMHQKGKVESRQLEVAEISRALKQLAKELEVPIIALSQLSRKVEERKGGKPMLSDLRESGSIEQDADVVMFIHRETEEDGEGGGGGGGGGGGGGGGGGGNTVIPVELIVAKQRNGPIGSVELVFLAEYTRFESRARSE; encoded by the coding sequence ATGCAGAACGTCCTGGACGGTAGGGAAGGACGGCGGGTCCACGAGGATCTCGCCGCGGAGCGCGCGGTGCTGGGCGCCGTGCTGGCGGACAACGGGCTCATCACGCCCGTGGCGGAGGTCGTCCACGCGGACGACTTCGCCAGCCCTTCGCACGCGCAGATCTTCGCCGCGATGATGCGGCTGGATCAGCAGAGCAAGCAGGTGGACCACCTGACGCTCGCGGAGGAGCTCAAGGTCCTCGGCCAGCTCGTCGCGGTGGGCGGCCCCGCGTACCTGATGGGCCTGGACCAGGTGGTGCCGCTGGCGGCCAACGCCGTCCAGTACGCCCACATCGTCAAGGACCAGGCGCTGCGCCGGCGCCTGGCCAACGTGGGCCGGGAGATTCAAGACCTCGCCAGCCAGGAGACGGGCGAGCTGGAGGTCCTGCTCGACGAGGCCGAGCGCAAGGTCTTCCTCCTCGCGGAGAAGAAGCGCGAAGGCGACCTGCGTCCGGTCAGCGAGCTGATGGAGCAGACGCTCGACCTGCTGGACAAGATGAAGACCGCGGCGACGGGCGTCACGGGCCTGTCCACGGGCTACATCGACCTGGACAACCAGCTGACCGGCCTGCACGCCGGTGAGCTCATCATCCTCGCGGCGCGTCCCGGCATCGGCAAGACGTCCTTCGCCATGAACATCGCGGTGCACGCGGCGCTGAAGGAGAACAAGGCCGTCGGCATCTTCAGCCTGGAAATGCCCGCGGATCAGCTGCTCATGCGTCTGCTCGCGTCCACCGCGCGCGTGGACATGAAGAAGCTGCGCGGCGGCCGGCTGTCCCCGCACGACGAGGAGAAGTTCCAGGAGATGGCGGGCGCTCTCTACAACGCGCCCATCTACATCGACGACTCCGGCGGCCTGTCCCCGTTCGACCTGCGCGCGAAGGCGCGGCGCGTGAAGCAGAAGGACCCGCGCCTGTCGCTCATCGTCATCGACTACCTCCAGCTGATGCACCAGAAGGGCAAGGTGGAGAGCCGCCAGTTGGAAGTCGCTGAAATCTCCCGCGCGCTCAAGCAGCTGGCCAAGGAGCTGGAGGTGCCCATCATCGCGCTCAGCCAGCTCAGCCGTAAGGTGGAGGAACGCAAGGGCGGCAAGCCCATGCTCTCCGACCTGCGTGAGTCCGGCTCCATCGAGCAGGACGCCGACGTGGTGATGTTCATCCACCGTGAGACGGAGGAGGACGGCGAGGGAGGCGGAGGCGGAGGCGGGGGTGGTGGCGGAGGAGGCGGCGGTGGCGGAGGCAACACGGTCATCCCCGTGGAGCTCATCGTCGCCAAGCAGCGAAACGGCCCCATCGGGTCCGTCGAGCTGGTGTTCCTCGCGGAGTACACGCGCTTCGAAAGCCGCGCCCGGAGCGAGTAG
- the thiD gene encoding bifunctional hydroxymethylpyrimidine kinase/phosphomethylpyrimidine kinase has translation MRPRVLLLAGLEPTGRAGLLADVAAVRARGGDAVAVPTAQTAQGSHTFAVVPASPRMLTAQVTAAREWGPLHAVKWGVVPGPSQLSTARAALKGADAWWVVDPVVRSSRGQVLSRLTPRHYLALAGPRVLVTPNLEEAAWLLGRPALGTVEDAQEAAEALCQRGFGAVLVKGGHLPEGQGLADVLAYSGRTVVMRGRRLKRPPERRGTGCRLASALAAELGRGTGPEASVRAAREHVTGYLRTGRD, from the coding sequence GTGAGGCCGCGCGTCCTGCTCCTGGCGGGACTGGAGCCCACGGGCAGGGCCGGGCTCCTGGCGGACGTGGCCGCGGTGCGGGCGCGGGGCGGCGACGCGGTGGCGGTGCCCACGGCCCAGACGGCGCAGGGCTCGCACACCTTCGCGGTGGTGCCGGCGTCCCCGCGCATGCTCACCGCGCAGGTGACGGCCGCGCGCGAGTGGGGCCCCCTGCACGCGGTGAAGTGGGGCGTGGTGCCCGGGCCGTCGCAGCTGTCCACGGCGAGGGCGGCGCTCAAGGGCGCGGACGCGTGGTGGGTGGTGGACCCGGTGGTGCGCTCCTCCCGGGGGCAGGTGCTGTCACGGCTGACGCCCCGGCACTACCTGGCGCTCGCGGGCCCGCGCGTGCTGGTGACGCCGAACCTGGAGGAGGCCGCGTGGCTGTTGGGCCGGCCCGCGCTGGGCACGGTGGAGGACGCGCAGGAGGCGGCGGAGGCGCTGTGTCAGCGCGGCTTCGGCGCGGTGCTGGTGAAGGGCGGGCACCTGCCGGAAGGGCAGGGGCTGGCGGACGTGCTGGCGTACTCCGGGCGCACGGTGGTGATGCGGGGGCGCCGGTTGAAGCGGCCTCCCGAGCGCCGGGGCACGGGCTGCCGGCTGGCGTCCGCGCTGGCGGCGGAGCTGGGCCGGGGCACGGGGCCGGAGGCCTCGGTGCGGGCGGCCCGTGAGCACGTCACGGGCTACCTGCGCACCGGCCGGGACTGA